In the Chthonomonadales bacterium genome, TTCGTGCCGGCATCGTGGAGCGATACCGACGGCCTGCTTGCCGAGCGACTGCGCGAGGCGGAGGGCAAGATCGGCGGGATCGGCGGCGCCCTCGTGCCCAACGAAGACCTCTACGTCTGGCAGAGGCTCTTTCGCGAGGTGCTGGGATCGGGCAATCTCGACCATCGCATGGGCCCGCACTTCCCGGCGACGCGCGCGGGGCTCTACGAGCGTTTCGGCCACCACACCATGGCTGTCCCCATCGCGGACCTGGAGAACGCGAAGACGATCCTCGTGTTCGGGGCCGACCTGGTGGAGGAGCAGCCGATCGTCTATCTGCGCGTTCGCAAGGCCTGGCGCCTGCGCGGCGCCAGAGTCATCGAGGCCATCGGCGAAGGCGGTTGCGACGCGGCCCCCGCGTTCGGCCACGTGCGTGAGTTCGCTTCGGTGTCGCTGCGCCATCGCCCGGGCACCGAGGTGGCGCTCCTCAACGGCCTGCTCGCCGCGATTCGGGCCGAGAGCTCGGCCTCCGGCCCGGGCGCCGAGGTGCCGCGCGACATCGCGGCGGCCTGGCCGCTGGATCGCGCCGCGCGCGAGAGCGGCGTGGAGCCGGACGCCCTGCGCCGCGCGGCGCGCTTGCTCGACACCCGGGAACTCGCAATCCTCGCGGGGCGGGCGGTGACCTCGCACCCACACGCCGACGAGGTCTTGACGGCGCTCGGAAACCTCGCCGCGGCGGTGGGGAACCCCGCCGCGCTGAACGTGCCGGTGACCGACGTGAACGCTCAGGGCGCGATGGACCTGGGCATCCTGCCGGACTCGCTTCCGGGCTACGAGCCGCCGGCGGCGCCGGGCATGGACACGCACCAGATGCTCGAGGCCGCCGCGCGCGGCGAGATAAGGGCGCTCTGGGTGATGGGCGAGGATCTTCTTGCGCGCTACCACGACACGGACCTCGCGCGGCGCGCCCTGGAGAACTGCCCGTTCGTGGTGGTGTGCGACCACACGCTTACGGAGACGGGCCGCATGGCGAACGTCGTGCTGCCACTGCAGACGGTCGCCGAGCGCGACGGCACGTTCACCAACGTGGAGCGGCGCGTGCAGCGGTTCCTGAAGGCCTTCGATGTGGGGCGGCACATCCGGCCGGGCTGGCTCATCTGCGCCGAGATCGCCGCGCGGCTCGGCCACCGGATGCCCTACTTCTCGGCGCGGGACGTCCTGCGCGATATCGCGGCGCACGTGCCGATCTATGGCGGTTGCACGCCCCGCGAGTTGGGGGACGAGGGAGTGCGGTGGGGGTATCCGGAGAAGCCGACGCCCGCACTCAGCATCGTGCCGGTTTCGTATGAGCCCGCGCCGGCCGCCGCGGCGGACTGACCGCGCGGCCACACCTCACTGGAGCGGACATGGTCATCCCGAACTTCAGGATAGGCCCCGTCGACTTCGCGACGCTGCTGCCCTACATCGCGATGGTCTGCGTGATCGGGTTCATCTTGCTCATCGTGCCGGGGCTCATCTGGCTCGAGCGGGTGTTCATGGCGCTCATGCAGGATCGCCTGGGCCCCAACCGCGTTGGGCCACGTGGGCTTCTGCAGCCGATCGCCGATGGCATCAAGCTCTTCTTCAAGGAGGACCTGCAGCCCGGCGCCGCCGACCTGCCAATCTACTACCTGGCGCCCGTGCTCACGATGATCCCGGCGCTCGCGGCCGCCGCCGCGCTGCCGGTCGCCCAGGTCCGGGTCGACATGGGCGGCGGAGACGTCCGCTCGCTGCCGTTCGTCGTCGGAAACGTGAACATCGGCATCCTGTACATCCTGGCGCTCACCTCGCTTCAGGTATACGGAATCGTCCTTGGCGGGTGGTCGTCGAACAACAAGTACTCGCTGCTCGGCGGCCTACGCTCGTCGGCGCAGTTGATCAGCTACGAGCTCGCGATGAGCTTGGCGATCCTCACCGGCGTGTTGATGTCCGGCTCGCTGAACCTTGTCGCCGTCGTGCGGGCGCAGCAGGGCGGTCTGCTCCACTGGAACGTCGCCGGCTTCTACGGGCTCGGCCTGATCGCCACGGTGATCTACGTGATCGCGATGATCGCGGAGACGAACCGCGCGCCGTTCGACCTCCCTGAGGCCGAGTCCGAGTTGATCGCCGGCTTTCACACGGAGTACTCCTCCATGAAGTTCGCCATGTTCTTCATGGGTGAGTACGCGAGTATGCTCGTGGTATCGGGGATCGCGACCGTGCTGTGGTTCGGCGGTTGGGACCCCATCCTCCCGGCGCTGGGCTTCATCCCGGGCGCCTTCTGGTTCCTCGGGAAGATCCTCGCCTTCATGCTGTTCTATATCTGGCTGCGCACCACGCTGCCCCGTCTGCGCTACGACGCGCTGATGGGGCTCGGCTGGCGGAAGATGCTGCCTCTCGCGCTCGTCGTGCTGTTCGCGGTGGCGTGCGTCGACACCCTGCGAACGCCGCCGACGCCTCCGCGTGGCGTGGTGCCCGCCCCACCGATGGTGCTGCCGGGCTCCGGAGGGGGGGTGCGCTGAGATGACCTGGTCCACCGTCGTCTTCGGCGTGCTGGCCGTCACGTCGGTCGGCACAGCGCTCCTGGTGGTGGCGAATCGCAACCCGGTGCGCAGTGCGCTATGGCTCGTGCTGAACTTCTTCGTGCTCGCCGTGCTCTATCTGACGCTCTCGGCGCAGTTCATCGCGGCCGCCCAGGTCATCGTCTATGCCGGCGCGATCATGGTGCTCTTCCTGTTCACCATCATGCTTCTGAACCTGGGAGGCGCGGACATCCTGCGGGAGAGCGGCGGTCTGCGCGCCGCGGCCGCGGTGGCGTTGGCGGGCATCTTCCTGGGCGCGCTGGCGCTGGCCGGCTCGCTCGGCGGCTCGATGGGTCTGCCGGAGGCCGCGCCAGCCGCGATCGCCCGGAACGGCACCGTTGAGGCTATCGGGCACAGCCTGTTCGACCCGGGGCAGCCGTGGCTGTTTCCCTTCGAGATCACCTCGGTGCTGCTCCTCGTCGGCATCGTGGGATCGATCGTCCTCGCGAAGCGGAGGCTCTAGGTGGCGACTCTGACCGTGCCGACGCCCTACTACATGGGGCTCGGCGCCATCCTGTTCAGCATCGGCGTCATCGGCGTGCTCATCAAGCGCAACCCGATCGTGATCTTCATGTGCATCGAGTTGATGCTGAACGCGGTTAACCTGTCATTTCTGGCCCTCGGGCGCCACTTCGGCCAGATGAACGGACAGATGTACGTGATCTTCACGATGGCGGTGGCCGCCGCGGAGGTGGCGATCGGATTGGGGATCATCGTTGCCGTGTTTCGGACGCGCGAAACCATCAACATCGACGAAGTCAACCTTCTGAAGCTGTAGGACACCGCGAATGCCCGAGCTTCCATCGTCCAATCTGGTCTGGCTGATACCGGGGCTGCCGCTACTCGGGTTTCTTGCCTGCGCCTTCGTCGGCAAGCGCATCGGCAGGCCAGCCTCGGGTGCGCTCGCCACGTTGCTCGTCTTCGCGAGCCTCGCGGTGAGCCTGCTCGTGCTACGCGATATGCTCGCCCTGCCCCCGGAAGAGAGGCGCGCATTCGCCGGGCTGCTGCCCGGCGGCAGCG is a window encoding:
- the nuoG gene encoding NADH-quinone oxidoreductase subunit NuoG yields the protein MPDIELVNITINGVPLQVPKGEVVFEAAKRIGVDIPFFCYHPRLSMEAGANCRMCLVDVAMPRKNPDGSVTMARMPKPQTSCSLPVAEGMAIETESEAVVEARRGVLEFLLINHPLDCPICDRGGECPLQNNTLHYGPPTTRFVEEKRHFTKAYPLSDYVVFDRERCIHCARCTRFTQDISGDAQLGFLKRGAAMELDTYHHTTFTSRFSGNTIEVCPVGALLSRTYRFKARPWDLVTQKSICTRCSNGCNIKLDYRLSALQRVNARVNEAVNEEWTCDRGKFGMAYVSADDRLAQPLVREGERFVPASWSDTDGLLAERLREAEGKIGGIGGALVPNEDLYVWQRLFREVLGSGNLDHRMGPHFPATRAGLYERFGHHTMAVPIADLENAKTILVFGADLVEEQPIVYLRVRKAWRLRGARVIEAIGEGGCDAAPAFGHVREFASVSLRHRPGTEVALLNGLLAAIRAESSASGPGAEVPRDIAAAWPLDRAARESGVEPDALRRAARLLDTRELAILAGRAVTSHPHADEVLTALGNLAAAVGNPAALNVPVTDVNAQGAMDLGILPDSLPGYEPPAAPGMDTHQMLEAAARGEIRALWVMGEDLLARYHDTDLARRALENCPFVVVCDHTLTETGRMANVVLPLQTVAERDGTFTNVERRVQRFLKAFDVGRHIRPGWLICAEIAARLGHRMPYFSARDVLRDIAAHVPIYGGCTPRELGDEGVRWGYPEKPTPALSIVPVSYEPAPAAAAD
- a CDS encoding NADH-quinone oxidoreductase subunit J — encoded protein: MTWSTVVFGVLAVTSVGTALLVVANRNPVRSALWLVLNFFVLAVLYLTLSAQFIAAAQVIVYAGAIMVLFLFTIMLLNLGGADILRESGGLRAAAAVALAGIFLGALALAGSLGGSMGLPEAAPAAIARNGTVEAIGHSLFDPGQPWLFPFEITSVLLLVGIVGSIVLAKRRL
- the nuoH gene encoding NADH-quinone oxidoreductase subunit NuoH, whose translation is MVIPNFRIGPVDFATLLPYIAMVCVIGFILLIVPGLIWLERVFMALMQDRLGPNRVGPRGLLQPIADGIKLFFKEDLQPGAADLPIYYLAPVLTMIPALAAAAALPVAQVRVDMGGGDVRSLPFVVGNVNIGILYILALTSLQVYGIVLGGWSSNNKYSLLGGLRSSAQLISYELAMSLAILTGVLMSGSLNLVAVVRAQQGGLLHWNVAGFYGLGLIATVIYVIAMIAETNRAPFDLPEAESELIAGFHTEYSSMKFAMFFMGEYASMLVVSGIATVLWFGGWDPILPALGFIPGAFWFLGKILAFMLFYIWLRTTLPRLRYDALMGLGWRKMLPLALVVLFAVACVDTLRTPPTPPRGVVPAPPMVLPGSGGGVR
- the nuoK gene encoding NADH-quinone oxidoreductase subunit NuoK is translated as MGLGAILFSIGVIGVLIKRNPIVIFMCIELMLNAVNLSFLALGRHFGQMNGQMYVIFTMAVAAAEVAIGLGIIVAVFRTRETINIDEVNLLKL